The Setaria viridis chromosome 6, Setaria_viridis_v4.0, whole genome shotgun sequence genome includes the window ATAGAATTGAATGGGCATTCCTAAGGAAAATGATGCGAAAGTTGGGCTTCCACGAGCGGTGGACTGAACTGATCATGAAGTGTCTTACAACTGTCTCATACTGTATTAAGGTGAATGGTGAGTATACTGACAGTTTTTTTCCCTCAAAGGGGTTTGTGTCAGGATGATCCATTGTCGCCTTATCTATTTGTTTTGTGTGCTGAAGGTCTCTCAGCTCTTTTGCAAAATGCGGAATCTGAAAAGAAGATTGAAGGGATCAGAGTGTGTCGTACTGCTCCAAGGGTCTATTTTTTGCGGATGATTCTCTAATCCTAATGAAAGCAAGAAGTATTGATGCCCATACACTCAAGCACATCTTGAGAACATACGAGTTGGCTTCAGGTCAGGTGATAAATAAAGATAAATCTTCCATTTTATTTAGTCCAAATACAAGTgattctgttggaggtatgccctagaggcaattatagagatgatgatattccattgtgtccatattttatattgtgttccttgaatatccattaaaggctactagagttgatttgcaattatgtgaattgtgtgtgaaactctttacttgtatggttattctaaaagttatccctagtcggagttcatgtgaggacacacatgaatattagactagcacatgtattagttgatgactatgtttcacaagtcatggacatggagatgtcaaactaaaaatgtgggcacgtgtagagacatttgctacgactgacccaacacgagttacatagttctctatttacacaatgtgtacgctttgttcttagacctgagattgtcgcatgtactcaagatgtggatcgacttacttaggggctatcaaatgctacactgTAACTAgatagttataaaggtagctttcgggtttgtcaagaagcatattgtgaggcatggtcagtcaagatggaatttgcccctctctatttgagagagatatctctgggcccctcgagtgattggatccggaaatgcatggccatgctacgtgaggttaagagttaatctagaaagggatttcgaatcacagcatcaagaaagagtggtcggcttggagctagaccaaatatcgtgaggcaaaggaaatagcatgtatgtgatgttgtgatggttcgtctgatatgatcttcgtgtgcgtataggagttagcatatcttgctagaggccgctactaactattggccgagtaggagtactcggactatatctatacatatataaacctatagggtcacacacttaaaaggatggaagcccaattcggatatgatcggaattggatcaggtttagcagtactaatgggcctcagacccagaggctcattaggaacccctatatattgagggggcgccctagggtttaacccttttggccgaacCACAGCCGTGccccctcccacgccctcgccttttttgcaactcgcagacctagcaatccggcttgcaacgcttcctccccgcacgtgtggataccttggaggtgttgcatctgcagcacttggacgagccgacatacgagagctccgacgaggaacctgacgagccaacgaggaacctgacgagccaGCGCACGAGGAGGACaccgctgcacgtggacgagctgctgaggagctactcgacatcgacgtgtgatcgactacactgccccgacgcgcttcatcaacttccgcatctgcacgtctagtggtaatcccgttatccatatacggcagttttcctagtttatgcggtagaaaaaaaattgttttgcgctagcgtaggcTAACTCGTATTCCTACAGATTCCACAAAGCAACAAGTACGATCGATCCTATCAATTAATCAAGAATCAAGAAATGAGAGATATTTGGGACTCCCAGTTTCAGTAGGCAAATCAAGGAAAAAAGCTTTTGAGTACATCAAACATAAGATTTGGGCACGCATCCATGGTTGGCAGGAAAAGCTACTGTCCAAGGCGGGGAAGGAGATTCTTGTGAAAGAAGTTGCGCAAGCGATACTGACCTATGATATGTCATGTTTCGATTTAACATAAGGTTTATGTGATGAGTTGAGCTCGATAATCGGTCGGTATTGGTGGAGCCAACAAGACAAAGTGAACAAGATTCAATGGTTGGGTTGAGAGAAGTTAACAAGATCAAAGAAGAAAGGCGGCTTGGGTTTTCGAGATTTACATCTGTTCAATTTGGCAATGCTTGCACGACAGGCATGGAGGCTCTTAACCAACCCTGATACACTATGTGGATGAGTTCTGAAGGCAAAATATTTTCCAAACATGAATATAAGGCAATGCACAACGAGAAGGGGTATTTCCTATTCTTGGCGCAGCATTTTGCAGGGagtcaagcttctcaaacaagGTCTAATTTGGCAAATCGGGGATGGAGCAAACACAAATATTTGGGCTGACCCATGGATTCCTCGTGGTACTACAAGGAGACCAATCATGCCGCGAGGATCATTGCTTCTTACAACAATTTCAGACTTGATCGATCCTATTACAGGGAGTTGGAATGAACAGCTACTAAGGGATTCTTTTTGGCCGGAAGATGTTAATGTTGTCCTGACAATTTCAAATGATGTTGAAATGACTGATTGGCCGGCATGGCATTATGATCCTATGGGGAGGTTCTTAGTGAAGTCAACATACAAGCTTGTTGTGCAGATCTAGGACCAAGAGTTAGGGAGAGATGCTTCTACTTCGATGGCCGCGAAAAGTAATGATAATGTGTACCAATGGCACAAGATATGGCAACTGAAATTTCCAAACAAAGTCAACATGTTTATTTGGCCTTTTGCCCATAATAGTCTCCTAGAAAGGCAGAACTTGGTCAGGAGAGGAATTGAAACTGACACCATTTGTCCAGTATGCCATCGCCTTGATGAAGATACTGCTCACTTATTTTTCAAATATAAGAAAGTAAGAGGGTTAGAGAGCCATGAATTTGGAGCATATACGTGTTGAATTAGAGCTATGCACGTTCGGAAAGGATACTGTCatgaaaattttcaaactaGAGCAGAAAGAACAGAACAAAGTGTTTTACATGGCTTTGGTGTTGGTGGACTGCACGCAACAAAGCAAATGCAGGTGAAAGAatgtattaggaagtatatgtgtattttaggatatatttatcctttccttgtacacttgatgtattccttgtactccaaacCATATTGGCCATAGAGAGGTCACCCCCCTCATTAGGGAgtgtggtgttttcccatctacttctctatatggtatcacgagattagatTGTGGGCCTCCTCTCCCTGTGCCTTCCCTCTGCTCCACGCAACCCTAGGCAGCGCCCCCCTGCTACACCGCCACCACCCACCCTCTGCTGCACCTCCCCAACCGGCTCCCCCCCTCGGTCGTGCGCCATGTCCTCCGTCGATTCCTCTGTGTCCGGCGACACCACCGCTCCTACTGCTAATCCTATGCTGCCTCTTGCTGCCAACAGCGGTGCATCTATGCCGCCACCTGGCACCGGCGCCTCCTCTGGCGGTGCGCCCCAAGCTCCTCCTGCCGGCGTCACGCCCGGCAACAGCGGCGGTGGCTTCATCGTGTACCtggcgccaccgctcgccgtcCACCCCTATGCCACCGTCTCCGTCAAGTCTTACGTCCTTGTGACGCTGACGATGAAATCCAACGCCTACTCCAGATGGGcatccttcttcaagtccatgtgcggcaagtttgacctcaagtcgcacatcgatGGCACGGTGGCGCCCCGTCCCCAGCACCCTGactgggatcaagcggattgctgcATGTGCTCCTGGTTCTTCAGCTTCGTCGATGACTTCgtcctcgacctcgccataacCGACGATCATCAGACTGTCCGGGATCTTTAGCTCACCATCGAGGGCCTCTTTCGCGCCAACAAGCAGTTTCGggcgatcttcctcagccacgacttccactccatgaaGCAGTGCGACTCCTCCATCGCCGAGTACTGCATCCGCATGAAGACCCTCACCGACACCTCCGCGACATCGGCCATCCCGTTCAGGACTCCTAGCTTGTCCTGAACCTCCTCTGCGGCCTCAACCTACGCTTCTCCAACGCCGCCGAcgacatcgccaactccaccgccAGCTTCCTATCCTTCACCCAAGCGCGGGACATGCTCACCCAGAAGGAACTTCACCTCACCAACgaggagaagatctccaactccaccgccctcctcgccgggacctcctcgtcctccaactGTATGGGCGGGCGTGCATCGGCTTCCAGGTGCCCCCTGGCAGCAGCAGCTCTCACGACGACGGGCCCCCACAGCCCACCGGCCCGTGGTTCTGTTTCAATCCAAGGGTCGGCTCCAACGACGCCACGGGCTTCCAGCAGGCTGGCGGTCAGCATTCGTCGGGCGGTAGGGGCTAGCGCGCCGGCGCCCCTGGTCTCCTCGGTCCCCCCTCCATAGGCTCACGCCGCCTACGCCCCTGTTCAGGCACCCACTTAGGCATCAACCTGGGACCAGGCGGGTCTGGTTGCTGCCTTGAACTAGATGGCGCTGCAGAACGACGGTTGGGTAGTTGACTCAGGTGCCTCCGGCCACATATCATTCTTGGACGGTATTCTTCTttcccacctccctccctctcactcctccattactGTTGGTAACGGTCACACCCTTGCTGTCATGTGTCGTCGCAACTCCATCCTTACCACTCCCACCTCTCACTTTCGTCTTAATAATGTCCTTGTTGTTCCTTCTCTAATTCGTAATCTTCTTTATGTTCGTCagtttactaaggacaataactgcaccatagagtttgacgcTTTTGGTTTTTCTGTCAAGGATTTTCTAACCAGACGCGTGATTCTTCGACGCTATTGATTCTTCGCTGCAATAGCGTCGGtgatctttacaccatgcctccagTAGCCAGCTTTGCAGCACCCCACGCTggcctcgccatctcctccagtttgtggcatctccaTCTTGGTCATCCTGATCCTACCGACATCGCCACCCTTAGACAAACTTCATCCATTACTTGTAATAAAGATAGTAATactctatgtcattcatgtTAGTTAGGGAAACATGTGCCATTACCTTtatcacattctagctctcgcAGTTTTGCTCtttttgagttagttcactgtgatgtttggacttctcccgTAGCTAACATCTCTGGTTACcgctactacctagtcattttggacGACTTCTCGCATTTTTGTTGGACATTTTGTCTAGTTCACAAGTTTGAAGTCGCCTTACACATCACTAATTTCTACGCCTATGCTCACACGCAGTTTAGTCTTCTTGTTCGCAATATCCAAGCTGACAATGGGATTGAATTTGTCAATAAGAATCTCACATCCTTTTTGACTTCTCGGAGTATCCACTTGCGCCTCTCGTGTCCCTACACTTCTCCCTAAAATGGGAAAGCCGAGCATGTCCTACGCACCCTTAATAACATGACTTGCACATTGCTCATTCACACCTCCATGGCCGCTCCATACTGGGCCGAAGTGCTCACCACCGCCACCTATCTTCTGAACCGGCCCCCCTACTCTACCGTTTAGAATGACATCCCCTACCACCTCCTCTACTCCCAGCCTCCCGAGCACTCCTATTTGCGTGTCTTCGATTGTCTTTGCTACCCCCAACCTCTCAGCCATGGCATGccacaagcttgctcctcgctccacagcctgtgtcttcctcggttatccctcctctcacaaggggtaccgctgccttgacttgtccacacatcgagtcatcatctctcaCCATGTTATCTTCGACGAGTccgtctttcccttctcctcccattCTACTAACCCATCGCAGCTCTACTTCCTTTTGTTGACCTCCTCTGATGTTCCTGCTTCCACCTCGGTCGCTCCGACATCAGACGTTGAGCAGTCACAGCCCTCACCAGTTCTTTTGCAGAAACTCACAAACAACGACCCCGCCATCCTATTCCACGGGCCGACCGTGTACCCCTCTCAGTCTGCAGGCAGGTCGTCGTTCTCCACCGCGCTCCTAACTACTCCAATTGTGGCTGCTGCGCTTTAGACCGCACCTGCGGCTTGCGTGGTCACGCCCTTGACTGCTCCGATCGCGACCATGCCACACGCGGGTGCAGCCCCGACCGCCAGTGCGTCACACGCGGGTGCGGCCCCGACCGCACCGTCCGCACCGGCGCACGCTCCGAtcggtcgggcgagcgcccTGACCTCACCGGCGTCCACCCCGACTACACCGGTGAGCGCCCCGCTTGGTCGGGCGCACACCCCGACCGCGACCGCACCGGCGAGTGCTCTGATCGGTTGGGTGActgccccgaccgcaccggcgaaCGCTCCGATCGGTCGGGTGTCCGCCCCGACTGCACCGCCGAGTGCTCCAACTGGTCGGGCGAGTGCCCACAGTCCTCCCCCCGTGCCTGCAGCGCCCGCGCTCTCCTCGTCGCCACCTGCCCCTCCACGCCATGTCACTCGGTCTGTGACTGGGGCAATCCAGCAGCGCCACTACTACGGCATGACAGCCTCGACTTCTTCTCCGTCCTCTTCGATTCCGGCGAACTATCGCAGTTCCCTGGCTGACGCCAACGGGCATGCCACCATGGTCGACGAGTTCCAGGCCCTCATCGACAACGACACCTAGCGCCTAGTCCTGCAGCCAACCGGTGCCAATGTCGTGTCGAGCAAGTGGATCTTCCAGCATAAGTTCCATACTGATGGGTCCCTTGCCTGGCACAAAGCGCATTGGGTGGTTCGTGGCTTCTTCCAGCGTCACGGCATCAAGtacgatgagaccttcagtCTGGTCATCAAACCGGCAATGCTACGGACtgtcctcaacatcgccacttcTCGCGCCTGGCCGATCCACCAATTGGACGTGAAGAATGAGTTTTTTCATGGACACCTCGCGATGACTGTCTACTACCAGCAGCCTCCCGGCTTTGTCGACCCCGCCACCCCAGATTACGTCTATCTCCTGCagaagtccttgtatggactGAAGCAGGCCCCGAGGGCGTGGTACCAGCGGTTCGCCTCCTTCCTTCGACAGCTCGGCTtcatcgcctccacctccgacacCTCCCTCTTTGTATACGAGAGGGGTTGAGTATCGCCTACCTGCTgctctacgtcgacgacatcgtcaTCACCATCTCGTCCTCAACTCTTCTTCAGCATATTATGTGGTATCTTCACTCTGAGTTCACCATGACAGATCTTGGTGACCTACACCACTTCCTCGACATCTCCATCACACGTTCCTCCCAGGGCCTGTTCCTGTCTCAGCGACAGTACGCCCTGAATCTTCTTCAGCGTGGtggcatggctgagtgtcactctacagcgactcccgttgacactcatgccaagctttcgGCACACGACAGCTCCAAGCTCCAGGACGGCTTTGAGTATCGGAGTCTTGCTGGggcccttcagtacctcactctgACTCGACCTAACCTGGCGTATGCTGAACCTGATCAAgcgctatgtgaagggcacgctCTCCTCCAGGCTTCACATCGGCGCTGGCTCTGTTCAGTCTCTAACTGACTACTCCGACGTCGACTGGGTTGGCTGCCCGGACTCTAAACGCTCCACCTTCAGCTTCTGCGTCTACCTCGGCgacaatctggtgtcttggtcctccaagagCCAGACCACGGTGTCTCGTTCCAGTGCTGAAGCGGAGTACCGAACTGTGGCTCATGTTGTGCCAGAGTGTTGCTGGATGCACCAAGAtcttcaggagcttcatgtcCCGCTTGCTTCGACCACTATTGTCTACTGCAACAACGTGAGTGGTGTCTACATGACAGCCAACCCGGTGCACCATCAGCGCACGAAATACATCAagattgatattcacttcgTCCGTGAGAAGGTGGCCTTGGGTGAGGTTCGGGTCCTCCATGTGCCGTCCTCTCATCAGTTCATGGACATCATGACGAAGGgcctgccaactcctttgtttgctgagtttaggtccagtctgtGCGTTCTGATCCTCCCGCTTTGACTGCGAGcaggtattaggaagtatatattattttaggatatatttattctttccttgtacacttgatgtatttcttgtactccaagctatattggccatatatatagaggtcacccccacCCGTCGTTAGGGTGTAtggtgttttcccatctacttctctacaaaATATCTACAGTAGCTCAAATAAGCAGCTCCATAAATATCTACCTGATGAAATTTGAGAAGCTGGCCAATCAGAGCATAAAAAAGATAGGCACTTCATGTTCTAGATGGAAACCTCTTCCTGTATACTATTATAAGATTAATGTAGATGCTTCCTTTTATGATTCTTCAAAGTAGTGGGGTTGGGGCTTCGTTGCTCGTGACTGTGGGGTAATTTTCTGGAAGGGGGAGCAGGGAACATCCCTAGAGTCGCTAGTGCCTTGCAAGCAGAGACTTTGGGAGTCCTAAGAAGTCTCCAACGAGTTGTCGAGCTGGGAATGACAAGAAGTATATTGGAAACGGATGCAGCGGTTGTGGGAAAGGCCATCATGTCATCAGAACTTGACCGAAGCCCAAATGACTGCTTGTTTAGACAAATACGGGAGCTTATAATGTCTCATTTTGTACACTGTATTGTCACTGTATGCCCCCAGAACTTGTAATAGCGTTGCTGACAGCTTAGCTAGCTATGGGTGTACTTTGGAGCAGAGCTCCTCCAGATATATGAGCCACGCTCCAGACTTTGTATCAGCTGTGGTTTCTGGCGACCGGCCTAGAGCCCGTGATTAATGGAAGATAACcttttcgttaaaaaaaaagaagaggaaaaaaaaactctgaaCAGGAGGGAATCCCCACCTCTCGAGTCTCGACCCCTCCTACCGTCGTCGCGCGTCGTCCGCGTCCTACGGCCTACGGCGCGTCGCAGGTAACTCGCCGTCTTTATTGATCTGTTCTGTAAGCGCGGAGCCGGGGTACGCCGTGCTACTCGGCTGCTCGTTCCCCCCAGGCCGGCGGTCAGGCTTCGTACATCCGACGAATTTTCTACTTGTGAGTTTGAGATGAGGAACTGCCGAACTGCATCACATGCGGTCCAACTATCCAAGGCATTCTCACGGCAGCAGTCTCTATTCTACGAAACAATCGGCGAAGGGGATCAGGAGTTGAGAACGAGTGCACCGCTGGTCCCTGATCCAGaaatttttcttcctcttcctctgtagAACTTTCTGGAACCTTCCTGAttctatttttcttctcttaCTACAAAGTCTTGTATCCAGTATCTGGGATCACAAAAACAATACCATAATATATTGCATCACACAACACAGTATAGAAGGTCTGCATTTCTTACCGATGCTGTTCTTAGAACCACGCATTACGCCCATAATGATACACACAGTTTATACAGACATAATAACGTCATACATAATCttattcagagtttcagacaggGGCCAACCCAAGGCACCCTTCACATACACTACTACTCCTGACGTAAAAAATTTAGAGGTCCCGAGACAGAAAGACAGACCAGATCACGGATCGCGTTCTTCCCTGTTGTGGCCATAAGACGTCAAATCCCAAGTTCATTACGTACTATATCGAATAGTATCAATCCTACTGAACACTCGCTATCCATCATAGCTCGAGGAACACGAACTCCTCGATCGCCGGGATGCCCCCGATCTTCTCCAGGGTCTCCTTTTTGGGCTCCTCGTCGACGCCGATGGCCATGATTGCCTGCTTGCCGCGGAACGTCCGGCCGACGCTCATGAAGCTGATGTTCACGTTCATCTGGCCGAGGATGTTGCCGACCTTGCCGATCATCCCCGGCTGGTCGATCTGCCGGCACAGGATCAGGTTGCCCTCCAGGCTGACGTCTACCTCATAGGGCCCCACGAGGGTGAGGTGGGGCACGCCGTACTTGACCCGGCCCTCCAGGACGATGTCCCCGCCGTCGCTGATGGCGCTGGCGAACTTAGACTGCACCTGCGAGAGGCGCACCTGGATCGACTCCAGGGGCGCCTCGGCGGTCGGGCTGTCGTGCGAGACGCGCTCCTCCGTGATGCGGAGGCCGCGCTGCTTCGCGGTGTAGTCAGCGTTCACCAGGTTCACGAACGTGCTGGACACGGGCTCCACAAGGCCCTTGGTCACCATCGCGCGGAGGAGCCTCGTGTCCAGGTCGTCGGGGCCACGGGCCGTGGTGTACACCACCTTCACGCCCTTGATGCCGctctcgccggcgacgagctgcACGGCCAGCCTGCCGAGCTTCTCTGCCAGGGAAACGTAAGGAGCAAGCTCTGACATGACCTGGCAAAGGCAAGAAAAGTATTAATCATCTCCCTGTACAAGTGTACATTCACAATTGAACGATGCCGCACTGACACGTGACATGTCGCGAGAGAGAGAAGCTTTTCTCACCTCAGCTGGGACCATGGGCGCATTCACCGCTGTCGCTGCGAGCTCGCCCCTCAGCGCACCAACCACAGCTTCCGCAATCTCGATAGCGACGCCTTCCTGAAATTTTGGCGAGTTCAGTGAAGTTAGTACATCATCCGAGACAGCGACAAGTGGTTTGCATCAATGCAGTGCAGGGCGTGTTTTTAGGTAAAGATGCAGACCTGGGCTTCCACAGTACTTGCTCCAAGGTGGGGCGTTACTGTCACGTTCTCATGTAACACCAGCTTGCTGTCCTTAGGTGGGGGCTCCACGGTGAAGACATCAAGAGCCGCCTGTCGACATTGGCAAAGAAAAAAGCTCAGCTTTCAGCTGAATCTATCTTCACATCAATGAGGTAAAATGACACTTGAATTGAAGAAACGTCTGACGATCACCTGAGCAACTTTGCCTGAATCAAGGGCCCTCACTAGAGCATCTTCATCGATCACTCCACCCCTGGCCACATTAATGATCCGAACACCAGTCTTCATCTTTGCAAAGGACTCGTCGTTGAAGATCTTGTTTGTTGTTGGTATCAGTGGCATGTGGAGGGAGATAAAATCGGCTCTTGCTATGGCCTCATCGAAAGAAACAAGCTCAACTCCGATGGCACGCGCCCGATCTGCGGGGGCATAGGGATCATGGGCGATCACATGCATCCCGAGCCCTTTCGCTCGCCGTGCTACCTCTGAACCAACCTTGCCGAAGCCCATGATGGCAAGGGTCTTCCCAACCAGGGAAACCCCCACGTACTTGCTTCTTTGCCATTTACCTG containing:
- the LOC117859838 gene encoding D-3-phosphoglycerate dehydrogenase 3, chloroplastic, translated to MAASRALLPTPHASASPAGARARLPAAASLPFAAGRSAARLRVRCAVVSSPAPVAPPPSESPARRISRAGSDGALRPKPAVLVAEKLSEAGLAVLREFADVECAYGMSPADLLAKVAQFDALIVRSGTKVTREVLEAGRGRLRVVGRAGVGIDNVDLQAATEAGCLVVNAPTANTVAAAEHGIALLASMARNVSQADAALKAGKWQRSKYVGVSLVGKTLAIMGFGKVGSEVARRAKGLGMHVIAHDPYAPADRARAIGVELVSFDEAIARADFISLHMPLIPTTNKIFNDESFAKMKTGVRIINVARGGVIDEDALVRALDSGKVAQAALDVFTVEPPPKDSKLVLHENVTVTPHLGASTVEAQEGVAIEIAEAVVGALRGELAATAVNAPMVPAEVMSELAPYVSLAEKLGRLAVQLVAGESGIKGVKVVYTTARGPDDLDTRLLRAMVTKGLVEPVSSTFVNLVNADYTAKQRGLRITEERVSHDSPTAEAPLESIQVRLSQVQSKFASAISDGGDIVLEGRVKYGVPHLTLVGPYEVDVSLEGNLILCRQIDQPGMIGKVGNILGQMNVNISFMSVGRTFRGKQAIMAIGVDEEPKKETLEKIGGIPAIEEFVFLEL